The following proteins are encoded in a genomic region of Reichenbachiella sp.:
- a CDS encoding N-acetylmuramoyl-L-alanine amidase — translation MKNIFAISFFSILFILSSFNYTGVKDVTIRKIVIDAGHGGKDPGTFGSYSKEKDIALSIALETGKIINKYMPDVEVIYTRQDDSFPTLFERSDLANKNDADLFISIHCNNAPWSNEVHGTETYVMGLKNFDRNFEVAKRENSVILLEENYEETYQGFDPNSPESYILFSLTQSVYQEQSILLATNVEDQFKNRVGRKSRGVKQSSLYLLWSSAMPSILVETGFLSNPKEEKELNDKLQQTYIASGIYRAFRDYKTEIESKN, via the coding sequence ATGAAAAATATTTTTGCAATATCATTTTTTTCGATTTTGTTCATTTTGAGCTCCTTCAACTACACTGGAGTAAAGGATGTAACCATTAGGAAAATTGTGATTGATGCTGGCCACGGTGGTAAAGACCCTGGTACTTTTGGTTCTTATTCAAAAGAGAAAGACATTGCATTGAGCATAGCCCTCGAGACGGGTAAAATCATAAACAAATACATGCCTGACGTCGAGGTGATCTATACTCGCCAAGACGACAGCTTCCCTACTTTATTCGAGCGTTCCGATTTGGCAAATAAAAACGATGCAGACCTCTTTATTTCCATCCATTGTAACAATGCCCCTTGGAGCAACGAAGTTCATGGTACTGAAACCTACGTCATGGGACTCAAGAATTTCGATCGAAATTTTGAAGTAGCCAAGAGAGAAAATTCTGTTATCCTCTTGGAGGAAAATTATGAAGAAACTTATCAAGGGTTTGATCCTAACTCGCCAGAATCCTACATTTTGTTTTCATTGACACAATCTGTTTATCAAGAGCAGAGTATACTTCTTGCAACCAATGTGGAAGACCAGTTCAAAAACAGAGTAGGAAGAAAAAGCCGAGGTGTAAAACAGTCGAGCCTTTACTTATTATGGAGTTCGGCCATGCCAAGCATATTGGTGGAAACTGGATTTTTGAGTAATCCCAAGGAGGAGAAGGAATTAAATGATAAATTGCAACAAACCTATATCGCATCTGGTATTTACCGTGCGTTTCGTGATTACAAAACCGAAATAGAATCTAAAAATTAA
- a CDS encoding lysoplasmalogenase — translation MKDEKTAQILKYVFIVIAVTELLSHAMEWNWLNQFTKPLLMPVLLVYFRKGMKGPVNLSFILGVFALLFSWFGDVALMYVHQADWFFLLGLGAFAVAQSFYFFSFKHARSSEEKQTPLLQHIFNIFPFAVFAIGLLYTLWPFLDGLKLPVTIYATLICTMALGAVYRNGRTNTESFNQVVLGAILFILSDSLIAINKFYAPMENASIWIMGTYILAQWNIVNGLQKDYNG, via the coding sequence ATGAAAGACGAAAAAACAGCCCAGATTCTCAAGTATGTGTTTATAGTCATTGCGGTCACTGAGTTACTCAGTCATGCGATGGAGTGGAATTGGCTCAATCAATTCACTAAGCCGTTGCTGATGCCTGTGTTGTTGGTTTATTTCCGTAAGGGAATGAAAGGGCCGGTGAACCTGTCTTTTATACTGGGGGTATTTGCCTTGCTTTTCTCTTGGTTTGGGGATGTAGCACTGATGTATGTACATCAGGCGGATTGGTTCTTTTTGCTTGGGTTAGGAGCTTTCGCTGTGGCACAATCTTTTTACTTCTTTTCCTTTAAGCACGCGAGATCATCGGAAGAAAAACAAACGCCTTTGCTACAGCACATTTTCAATATTTTTCCATTTGCTGTATTTGCGATTGGATTGCTTTATACCCTTTGGCCCTTTTTAGATGGGCTGAAACTTCCAGTAACAATCTATGCTACTTTGATCTGTACGATGGCACTAGGCGCTGTCTATAGAAATGGACGGACCAATACCGAAAGCTTCAATCAAGTAGTCCTCGGAGCGATTCTTTTCATCCTTTCCGATTCCCTCATCGCCATCAATAAATTCTACGCACCGATGGAAAATGCTTCCATTTGGATTATGGGCACCTACATTCTCGCCCAATGGAATATTGTGAATGGATTGCAGAAGGATTATAATGGGTGA
- a CDS encoding RNA polymerase sigma factor, protein MGFKIGQINSESELIRQCKRQDRRAQKLLYEQQAPVMLTVCRRYISDVDMAEEMMLSGFVKVFGKIDQFKGEGSFQGWIRRIMVTTCLEWIRNNRQLYKEVDLDEINPAVDFETADQSLEAEDLMQMIQELPQGYRTIFNLYAIEGYNHKEIAEQLEISVNTSKSQLSRARSLLQKKLVENERELKRRDNGS, encoded by the coding sequence ATGGGTTTCAAAATAGGTCAAATAAACTCCGAATCTGAGCTGATCCGTCAGTGCAAGCGCCAAGACAGGCGCGCTCAAAAGCTGCTATATGAGCAGCAGGCACCGGTGATGCTCACGGTGTGCAGACGGTACATTAGTGATGTGGATATGGCCGAAGAAATGATGCTTAGTGGTTTTGTGAAAGTATTTGGGAAGATTGATCAGTTTAAAGGAGAAGGCAGTTTTCAAGGGTGGATCAGGAGAATTATGGTTACCACTTGCCTGGAATGGATCAGAAACAACAGGCAACTGTACAAGGAAGTGGATTTGGACGAAATCAACCCGGCAGTGGATTTTGAAACAGCAGATCAAAGCTTAGAAGCAGAAGATTTGATGCAAATGATTCAGGAATTGCCACAGGGCTATAGAACCATTTTTAACCTATATGCAATTGAAGGATATAACCACAAAGAGATTGCTGAACAATTAGAGATTTCGGTTAATACTTCGAAATCGCAATTGAGCAGAGCAAGAAGTTTACTGCAGAAAAAACTTGTAGAGAACGAAAGGGAACTTAAAAGGAGAGACAATGGAAGCTAA
- a CDS encoding RNA polymerase sigma factor RpoD/SigA — MRQLKITQSITNRRESHTLEKYFTEVSSVPMITPDEEVELAQRIKQGDDLALEKLVKANLRFVVSVAKQYQNRSLPLNDLINEGNLGLIKAAKKFDETKGFKFISYAVWWIRQSIMQALAEQSRIVRLPMNKSGAINQIRRAYAELEQKYEREPTEEELADILDMKPSEVRNTLGAEVKQMSMDAPFGEDESGSLLDVLENKTTVPTDGQMVFNDSLKVETIRALSTLTAREREVVRMSFGIGSDNPFTLEEIGDIMGLTRERVRQIREKALQKLREPSKNQRLKEFCAS, encoded by the coding sequence ATGAGACAACTGAAGATCACACAATCGATTACTAACAGACGTGAAAGTCATACCTTAGAAAAGTATTTTACTGAAGTTAGTAGTGTGCCGATGATTACTCCTGATGAGGAGGTTGAATTAGCACAAAGAATCAAACAAGGAGATGATCTTGCTCTTGAAAAATTAGTTAAAGCGAACTTGAGGTTCGTGGTATCTGTTGCCAAGCAGTACCAAAACAGAAGTTTACCTTTGAATGACTTGATCAACGAAGGAAACCTAGGTCTGATTAAGGCCGCAAAGAAATTTGACGAAACCAAAGGATTTAAGTTTATCTCTTACGCCGTATGGTGGATTCGTCAGTCGATCATGCAAGCACTAGCTGAGCAGTCGAGAATTGTAAGATTGCCGATGAACAAATCTGGTGCGATCAACCAAATCAGAAGAGCTTATGCAGAACTAGAGCAAAAGTACGAGAGAGAGCCTACCGAAGAGGAATTGGCTGATATCCTGGACATGAAGCCTAGCGAAGTGAGAAACACACTAGGTGCTGAAGTGAAGCAAATGTCTATGGACGCTCCTTTCGGAGAAGACGAGTCTGGTTCGCTTTTGGACGTACTAGAAAATAAAACTACCGTTCCTACTGATGGACAGATGGTATTCAACGATTCGTTGAAAGTAGAAACCATCAGAGCTTTGTCTACGCTTACGGCTAGAGAAAGAGAAGTAGTAAGAATGAGCTTCGGTATCGGATCTGACAACCCATTCACCCTAGAGGAGATTGGCGACATCATGGGCTTAACTCGTGAGCGTGTAAGACAGATCAGAGAGAAGGCCCTACAGAAATTGAGAGAGCCATCGAAGAATCAGAGATTGAAAGAATTCTGTGCTAGCTAA
- a CDS encoding MFS transporter — protein MNNNNSIFTLQFGLLCLSGFLFFGSFNMIIPELPSYLDSLGGGEYKGLIIALFTVTAGLSRPFSGKLADKVGRIPVMVVGALVSGIAALIYPFVTGIIGFFALRFFHGFSTGFKPTGTSAYVADIVPANKRGEAMGIVGFFSSLGMAAGPAIGSFIASSAGLNAMFYSSSAFAVLSVLILIGMKESLKHREKLTVSHFYVKPNEVFEPNVISPSLMMMLSVFSFGAILTVIPDLSDQLGFPNRGLFFTFFTIASLLVRIVAGKASDKYGRIPVLRVGSMILLVAMLLLANTDNQTMFVISGVAFGLGVGICSPTIFAWTIDLSNEAHRGRGIATMYIALEIGIGMGAFLSGLIYNNELANISLVFYIASATVLIGLIYLYSNPVKKLAMASKVS, from the coding sequence ATGAACAACAACAATTCAATTTTTACGCTCCAATTTGGTCTACTTTGTTTAAGTGGATTCCTGTTTTTCGGAAGTTTCAACATGATCATTCCTGAATTGCCTTCTTATCTGGATAGCTTGGGAGGAGGAGAATATAAAGGCCTCATTATCGCTCTTTTTACGGTCACAGCGGGGTTATCCAGGCCATTCAGTGGGAAGTTGGCGGATAAAGTTGGACGAATTCCTGTGATGGTGGTTGGGGCTTTGGTGAGTGGTATAGCCGCTTTGATTTACCCTTTTGTAACCGGAATCATAGGATTCTTTGCTTTGAGGTTCTTTCATGGATTTTCTACCGGCTTCAAACCCACTGGCACGTCTGCTTATGTGGCGGATATAGTACCAGCTAACAAAAGGGGAGAGGCCATGGGAATTGTAGGTTTCTTTAGTAGTTTGGGCATGGCGGCAGGACCGGCCATCGGGTCTTTTATTGCGTCTAGCGCAGGGCTGAATGCTATGTTTTATAGCTCGTCCGCTTTTGCGGTTCTTTCGGTTTTGATTTTAATAGGAATGAAGGAGTCATTGAAGCATAGAGAAAAGCTAACTGTCAGTCATTTTTATGTAAAACCTAACGAAGTCTTCGAACCAAATGTGATCTCGCCTTCCTTGATGATGATGCTTTCTGTGTTTTCTTTTGGAGCCATATTAACTGTGATTCCAGATTTGAGTGATCAACTAGGATTCCCCAATAGAGGGCTATTTTTTACCTTCTTCACTATTGCTTCTTTATTAGTAAGAATCGTTGCAGGCAAAGCGTCAGATAAGTACGGTCGTATTCCTGTCTTACGTGTGGGGAGTATGATCTTGTTGGTGGCTATGTTATTGCTGGCCAATACTGATAATCAAACTATGTTTGTAATCAGTGGAGTGGCCTTTGGTTTGGGTGTAGGCATTTGTTCACCTACCATCTTTGCTTGGACGATCGATTTGAGCAACGAAGCGCATCGTGGACGTGGCATTGCGACCATGTACATCGCACTAGAAATTGGTATTGGCATGGGTGCTTTCTTGTCTGGCTTGATTTATAACAACGAACTCGCTAATATATCTTTGGTCTTTTATATTGCTTCGGCTACAGTTTTAATTGGACTCATCTATTTATATTCGAATCCGGTTAAGAAATTGGCGATGGCCAGCAAAGTATCCTAG
- a CDS encoding lysylphosphatidylglycerol synthase domain-containing protein, translating to MIRALAKQRNSGWRKLIGFLWSWVLPVAIFLVIGLKFTSHGENLSMLKAVELVNIVGVIFCLLLLPLNVGLEAWKWQCILKPMEQQSIWNCLKIILAGKGLNVVSPFGLGDGLSRYMGLSQANKNQIIAGLAIDRFSQLLPTVGFGMLSVFFLLEHGLNIPMNELLLVFTIMFSIAVFVVLGFYFFRNHIQKYLALFSLLDNKSIFRIGSLSFVRYSVFTIQFYLIFWALGSQLSLSITLLGVAWIFLFKTLIPNMSVLGDLMKREISATLFFSFFISDLSVVIMASFLVWTINIVLPALVGVLFVSDLKKSF from the coding sequence ATGATAAGAGCATTAGCGAAACAAAGAAATAGTGGTTGGAGAAAACTGATTGGGTTTCTGTGGTCTTGGGTCTTGCCTGTGGCTATTTTTTTGGTGATTGGGTTGAAATTTACTAGCCATGGCGAAAACCTATCGATGCTAAAGGCTGTCGAATTGGTGAATATCGTTGGGGTGATTTTCTGCCTCTTGTTACTGCCACTAAATGTAGGATTAGAAGCTTGGAAATGGCAATGTATTCTAAAACCCATGGAGCAGCAGTCCATCTGGAACTGTTTGAAAATCATATTAGCGGGTAAAGGGTTAAATGTAGTCAGCCCTTTTGGACTAGGAGATGGTTTATCTCGCTACATGGGATTAAGTCAAGCAAACAAAAATCAAATAATTGCGGGATTGGCTATAGATCGATTTTCTCAACTGCTGCCTACGGTTGGTTTTGGCATGCTATCTGTTTTTTTCTTGCTGGAGCATGGACTGAATATCCCCATGAATGAGCTGTTATTGGTTTTTACTATTATGTTTTCGATAGCGGTTTTTGTGGTACTTGGGTTTTACTTCTTTCGCAATCATATCCAAAAGTATTTAGCACTTTTCAGTTTACTCGATAATAAATCCATATTCAGGATTGGCAGCTTATCATTCGTTAGATATAGCGTTTTCACTATTCAGTTTTATTTAATCTTCTGGGCACTTGGAAGCCAGCTTTCCTTATCCATTACGCTGCTTGGAGTGGCTTGGATATTCCTATTCAAGACATTGATCCCGAACATGTCTGTGTTGGGTGATTTGATGAAACGTGAAATTTCTGCTACGCTATTTTTCAGTTTTTTTATCTCCGATCTGAGTGTGGTGATTATGGCTAGCTTTTTAGTTTGGACGATTAATATCGTGTTACCTGCCTTGGTTGGAGTTTTATTTGTGTCAGACCTAAAGAAATCGTTTTGA
- a CDS encoding putative LPS assembly protein LptD — MRIIKYVVPFLFLISFRFSAFGQVPALDTAQILQQLPQIGDSLGLRDSLANHPEYLQLIADSAQFILGADASVIDSLAESLGVDPALLDSLTETVPEAVAPKPKGDIETTIDYKARDSIFFDLQNQMMYLYGESEIDYGDISLSAERISLDWVTNSIQANYILDTAGKKVGKPIFKEKQDVYETDDIKYNFKSKRALINGVITEQDGAFMHGERVKKNEKDEMFIRGAKYTTCDHAYPHYYIKSSKLKVIPNNKVVSGPFNLYFGEIATPIGFPFGMFPQPKEKASGIIFPSYGEDQNRGFFLRNGGYYFDINDYMDLKLTGDIFTNGSYGLQSVSTYRKRYAFSGNFNLRYNKTNSTQFEDESFSKDFWLNWSHSPQSVGTSRFSASVSAGTSTYSANANNVGYDYQQSVNAQFNSNISYSKTFQGTPFNLSVNARHSQNISTEIVNVTLPELSFNMNRIYPLKNVVSSKNGILSKLGFSYNLVAKSELTNAAVANPSFDVINRNPLDDSVIGFSSDNLATLFDRAKLGARHTIPIATSFNVMKYLTVSPSFNYTEVWYPKELQYTYDPVEEGVRVDTLRQFSRAGWYSSGASVSTRFYGMYNFVGGKVKAIRHVITPSVGFSYSPDFGDPSKGHYSEVQIDEDGNTRTLSKYQGFAYGGPSQGENASLSFSMNHNIEMKVKTKNDSIDEYKKVKIFDNLSMSSGYNFLADSFNLSNINWNARTSLFNNVVSLNMSGTIDPYVYVLDSIGSNGQVYQRRINRLAWDNGDGLGRLTRGNVAIGLNLKPKGSSSKNNQQGQGSGMNPDHINNSDPDNPFLPGMEENQIAGNVNQFISRDPNQYVPFDVPWALNVNYAFNYTKNGFNDPVITQTLNFNGNLSITDKTRIGFNSGYDIKNKKFTVTRLNIGRDLHCWTLNFNWVPFGPRQSYFVEIRVNSQLLKDLKLDKKSRSTYTSF, encoded by the coding sequence GTGCGCATTATCAAGTACGTAGTCCCATTTCTTTTTCTCATTTCCTTTAGGTTTTCAGCTTTTGGTCAGGTTCCCGCTCTCGATACGGCTCAAATCCTTCAGCAATTACCTCAAATAGGCGATTCTTTAGGTTTAAGAGACTCTTTGGCCAACCATCCGGAATACCTGCAACTTATTGCTGATTCTGCTCAGTTTATATTAGGAGCTGATGCTTCAGTTATAGATAGTTTGGCCGAAAGTCTTGGGGTAGACCCAGCACTATTGGACAGTTTAACAGAAACCGTGCCTGAAGCCGTAGCACCAAAGCCGAAGGGTGATATTGAAACCACAATTGATTACAAAGCGAGAGATTCTATATTCTTTGATTTACAAAATCAAATGATGTACCTGTATGGAGAGTCCGAAATTGACTATGGCGATATTTCACTCTCAGCGGAGCGCATTTCACTGGATTGGGTAACTAACTCTATTCAGGCCAACTATATTCTAGATACAGCTGGAAAAAAGGTGGGTAAACCAATATTTAAAGAGAAGCAGGATGTGTATGAAACCGACGACATCAAGTATAATTTTAAATCGAAGCGTGCACTAATTAATGGTGTGATTACAGAGCAGGATGGTGCTTTTATGCATGGAGAGAGAGTGAAGAAAAATGAGAAAGACGAGATGTTTATCCGTGGGGCGAAATATACGACCTGCGATCATGCTTACCCACACTATTACATAAAATCATCCAAGCTGAAGGTAATTCCAAACAACAAGGTAGTGTCAGGACCATTCAATTTGTATTTTGGAGAAATAGCCACACCTATTGGGTTTCCATTTGGCATGTTTCCACAACCTAAAGAAAAGGCTTCTGGTATTATTTTTCCCTCTTATGGAGAAGACCAAAATCGAGGATTCTTTTTGAGAAATGGTGGATACTATTTCGATATCAATGATTACATGGACTTGAAATTGACCGGAGACATCTTTACCAATGGAAGTTATGGTTTGCAAAGTGTTTCGACCTATAGAAAAAGATATGCTTTCTCAGGTAACTTCAATCTACGATACAACAAGACGAATAGTACCCAGTTTGAAGATGAATCGTTTTCAAAGGATTTTTGGTTAAACTGGTCGCATAGCCCGCAGTCTGTGGGAACTTCAAGGTTTTCGGCGTCAGTATCAGCGGGTACATCTACCTATTCGGCCAATGCAAACAATGTGGGTTATGATTATCAGCAAAGTGTGAATGCACAGTTCAACTCGAACATTTCTTATTCAAAGACCTTTCAGGGCACTCCATTCAACTTAAGTGTGAATGCAAGACACAGCCAGAATATTAGCACTGAAATCGTGAATGTAACGCTGCCGGAATTGAGTTTTAACATGAATAGAATTTACCCACTTAAAAATGTGGTTAGTTCGAAGAATGGTATTTTGAGTAAGCTAGGCTTCTCCTATAACCTGGTCGCGAAAAGCGAATTGACCAATGCGGCGGTAGCTAATCCTAGCTTTGATGTAATCAACAGAAACCCATTGGATGATAGTGTGATTGGCTTTAGTTCTGATAACCTGGCCACTTTATTTGATAGAGCTAAACTGGGCGCAAGACACACCATTCCCATTGCTACCTCATTTAATGTGATGAAATATCTGACCGTCAGTCCGAGTTTTAACTACACCGAAGTTTGGTATCCTAAAGAGCTGCAATACACTTACGATCCTGTAGAGGAGGGGGTGAGAGTTGATACTTTGAGGCAGTTTTCAAGAGCGGGCTGGTATAGTTCTGGGGCATCAGTGTCCACACGTTTTTATGGGATGTATAATTTCGTCGGAGGCAAGGTGAAAGCTATCCGACATGTTATTACACCTAGTGTTGGCTTTAGCTATAGTCCAGATTTTGGAGATCCTTCGAAAGGACATTATAGTGAGGTCCAAATTGATGAAGATGGCAATACCCGTACCCTTTCTAAATATCAGGGCTTTGCCTACGGCGGACCTTCCCAAGGAGAAAATGCCAGTTTATCCTTCTCTATGAATCACAACATTGAGATGAAGGTGAAGACCAAAAATGACTCCATCGATGAATATAAAAAAGTGAAGATATTTGATAACCTATCTATGTCATCTGGCTATAATTTTCTCGCCGATTCCTTCAACCTAAGTAACATCAACTGGAATGCTCGAACCAGTTTATTTAATAATGTGGTCAGCCTCAATATGAGTGGAACGATAGATCCCTACGTGTATGTATTGGATAGTATTGGCTCTAATGGCCAGGTTTATCAACGAAGAATCAATCGACTGGCCTGGGATAACGGAGACGGACTGGGAAGGTTAACCAGGGGGAATGTAGCCATTGGCCTTAATTTAAAACCGAAAGGCAGTAGCTCGAAAAATAACCAGCAAGGGCAAGGCTCCGGGATGAATCCAGATCATATCAACAATTCTGACCCGGATAATCCATTTTTGCCAGGCATGGAGGAAAATCAAATCGCGGGGAATGTAAACCAATTTATTTCTAGGGACCCCAATCAGTATGTACCTTTCGATGTTCCCTGGGCACTGAATGTGAACTATGCCTTCAACTACACCAAAAATGGATTTAATGACCCCGTTATCACTCAAACGTTGAACTTTAACGGAAACCTGAGTATCACAGATAAAACCCGTATTGGGTTTAACTCCGGTTATGATATCAAGAATAAAAAATTCACAGTGACAAGACTGAATATTGGCAGAGACCTCCATTGCTGGACCCTCAATTTCAACTGGGTGCCATTTGGCCCACGCCAATCTTATTTTGTGGAAATACGTGTAAACTCTCAGTTGCTCAAAGATTTGAAACTGGATAAAAAGAGCCGCTCTACGTACACCAGTTTCTAA
- the ruvC gene encoding crossover junction endodeoxyribonuclease RuvC, producing the protein MNKTKEKIILGLDPGTTVMGYGVILIQGSKLTTLQLGVIHLSKYKSHELKLKKIFERVTHVIDEFGPDEVALEAPFFGKNVQSMLKLGRAQGVAMAAALMRDIPITEYAPKKVKQSVTGNGNASKEQVAAMLQSILKLKEVPKLLDSTDALAVALCHHYQGGKPQASAKSWKAFLSDNPDRLK; encoded by the coding sequence ATGAATAAAACTAAGGAAAAAATCATTTTAGGTCTAGACCCCGGCACCACGGTGATGGGTTATGGAGTTATCCTCATTCAAGGAAGCAAATTAACCACGCTACAGCTTGGTGTCATTCACCTAAGCAAATACAAATCACACGAACTCAAGCTCAAGAAAATATTTGAAAGAGTCACTCATGTGATAGATGAATTTGGACCGGATGAAGTGGCGTTGGAAGCGCCGTTCTTTGGGAAAAATGTGCAGTCCATGCTCAAACTTGGAAGAGCGCAGGGGGTGGCTATGGCCGCCGCACTGATGAGAGATATTCCCATTACCGAATACGCGCCTAAAAAGGTCAAACAATCCGTCACAGGCAATGGAAACGCTTCCAAAGAGCAAGTAGCTGCTATGCTCCAATCGATATTGAAACTCAAAGAAGTACCGAAGTTGTTGGATTCAACGGATGCCTTGGCCGTGGCTCTTTGTCACCATTATCAAGGCGGCAAGCCACAGGCTTCAGCCAAAAGCTGGAAGGCATTTTTGTCTGATAATCCGGATCGATTGAAGTAG
- a CDS encoding MlaD family protein, whose translation MSKEVKVGLFAIISSAILYLGFNYLKGKDFFSPTNKYYVLYKNIDGLNVSNPVIVNGYAVGRVSSIGILQERDNKIIVELDVDENVILGDSTVAQLTNSDFLGSKAILLQIGDLSKPLKSGDTLKSDIDKGLAALFESAEPITSNLTVTIRRINEILLGMEGAGEDIKAVLQSLNTTLKGVNLFVRQNNQNLKQTLTGVNTLLANVNTKVDMLEPILLNADSTISMVKDLPLDSTLNSLNGTLEELTLLLDDINAGKGTVGKILKEDSLYNSLNKTIQDLDQLLIHFDENPKHFLGPLGKSKKKIEKDRAKAAAAEE comes from the coding sequence GTGAGCAAAGAAGTAAAAGTAGGCTTGTTCGCCATCATCTCAAGTGCCATCCTCTATCTCGGCTTCAATTACCTTAAAGGAAAAGATTTTTTCTCTCCTACTAACAAGTACTATGTCCTTTATAAGAACATTGATGGATTGAACGTTTCGAATCCTGTGATTGTAAATGGCTATGCTGTGGGGCGTGTGAGCTCGATTGGCATATTACAAGAGCGAGACAACAAGATCATTGTCGAATTAGACGTAGATGAAAATGTAATACTTGGAGACTCCACTGTCGCTCAATTGACGAATAGTGACTTCCTGGGCAGTAAAGCTATTTTGCTACAAATCGGGGATCTTTCCAAACCATTGAAAAGTGGTGATACGCTAAAGTCTGACATCGATAAAGGACTAGCCGCCTTATTCGAAAGTGCAGAACCTATTACTTCTAACTTGACGGTAACCATCAGAAGAATCAATGAGATTTTGCTAGGAATGGAAGGAGCCGGCGAAGATATCAAAGCTGTTTTACAATCATTGAATACTACATTGAAAGGGGTGAATCTATTTGTGCGACAAAACAACCAAAACCTGAAGCAGACACTCACTGGAGTAAATACTTTGCTAGCCAATGTGAATACCAAAGTGGATATGTTAGAACCCATTCTGCTCAATGCCGATTCAACTATTAGTATGGTGAAAGACTTACCTCTCGATAGTACACTCAATTCATTGAATGGCACTTTGGAAGAATTGACTTTATTATTAGACGACATCAACGCTGGTAAGGGTACGGTAGGAAAAATCTTAAAAGAGGACAGTCTATACAATAGCCTAAACAAAACCATTCAGGATCTGGACCAATTGCTTATTCACTTCGATGAAAATCCTAAGCATTTCTTGGGGCCTCTCGGGAAGTCCAAAAAGAAAATTGAAAAAGACAGAGCCAAGGCCGCTGCCGCAGAAGAATAA
- a CDS encoding CBS domain-containing protein yields the protein MVMNFKGARVEQEKGIKYETIADYMAKDLITFSPDQEIAEAIDIMLKKRISGGPVLNEKRELVGMLSEKDCLKVLVQSSYHNIPSGKGKVSDFMSSNVKTLEMDMDVVACANEFLNTYFRRFPVTENGILKGQISRRDIMRAAQKIKSTTW from the coding sequence ATGGTAATGAACTTTAAAGGCGCTCGTGTAGAGCAGGAGAAAGGGATCAAATATGAGACTATTGCTGACTACATGGCCAAAGACCTAATCACTTTCAGTCCTGATCAGGAGATCGCAGAAGCGATAGACATTATGCTCAAGAAAAGAATTTCTGGCGGACCAGTGCTCAATGAAAAGCGCGAATTAGTCGGTATGCTTTCCGAAAAGGACTGTTTGAAAGTACTTGTGCAGTCGTCTTATCACAACATCCCCAGCGGAAAAGGCAAAGTATCCGATTTCATGTCGAGCAATGTCAAAACGCTTGAAATGGATATGGATGTAGTGGCTTGCGCCAACGAGTTTTTAAATACCTACTTCAGAAGATTTCCAGTCACAGAGAATGGTATCCTAAAAGGGCAGATCAGCAGAAGGGATATCATGCGCGCTGCGCAGAAGATTAAGTCTACGACTTGGTAG